A single window of Bradyrhizobium daqingense DNA harbors:
- a CDS encoding acyl-CoA desaturase, which produces MTVIESVAPEQAEAAKLPPGVVVEGPLVDAKFLDSYIGFGFLVGGSIAALIWVFTQGIGWVEISVFAGMFALTTVGIGFMHRYFVHRSFRCGPVMRTILAAIATMTVQGSILKWVSNHRRHHLHSDKPGDVHSPYYDGSGNSHVSFRKGMMHAHGGWVWDRETTDGAYYARDILADPIAMFFTRTRWYWVALSAVIIPGAIGYVFGGVHTMIGCVLFSGLFRSYLMTMATSLVNSVCHSDGRWGYRRFETHDGTTNELVTSLLTFGEGLHNNHHRFPRDAYLSHAWYEIDINGLIILGLGKLGLVHDIVGVGKRQLAADGEQGGAAESQNAFDGAAEDLHSAGR; this is translated from the coding sequence ATGACCGTCATCGAAAGCGTCGCGCCGGAGCAGGCTGAGGCGGCGAAACTGCCACCGGGCGTGGTCGTCGAGGGACCGCTGGTCGATGCCAAATTTCTCGATTCCTATATCGGGTTCGGCTTCCTGGTCGGGGGCTCGATCGCGGCGCTGATCTGGGTGTTCACGCAAGGCATCGGCTGGGTGGAGATTTCGGTCTTCGCCGGCATGTTCGCGCTGACCACGGTCGGCATCGGCTTCATGCATCGCTATTTCGTGCACCGCAGCTTTCGCTGCGGGCCGGTGATGCGGACGATCCTCGCCGCCATCGCCACGATGACGGTGCAGGGCTCGATCCTGAAATGGGTGAGCAACCACCGCCGCCACCACCTGCATTCCGACAAGCCCGGCGACGTCCACAGTCCTTACTATGACGGCAGCGGCAACAGCCATGTCAGCTTCCGCAAGGGCATGATGCATGCCCATGGCGGCTGGGTGTGGGACCGCGAGACCACCGACGGCGCCTATTACGCAAGGGACATCCTGGCCGACCCGATCGCGATGTTCTTCACCAGGACGCGCTGGTACTGGGTCGCACTGTCGGCCGTGATCATTCCCGGCGCCATCGGCTATGTGTTCGGCGGCGTGCACACGATGATCGGCTGCGTGTTGTTCTCCGGCCTGTTCCGCAGCTACCTCATGACCATGGCGACCTCGCTGGTGAACTCGGTCTGCCACAGCGACGGCCGCTGGGGCTACCGCCGCTTCGAGACCCATGACGGCACCACCAACGAGCTGGTGACCTCGCTCCTCACCTTCGGCGAAGGCCTGCACAACAATCATCACCGCTTTCCGCGCGACGCCTATCTCTCGCATGCCTGGTACGAGATCGACATCAACGGGCTGATCATCCTCGGGCTGGGGAAACTCGGGCTGGTGCACGATATCGTCGGTGTCGGCAAACGCCAGCTGGCTGCGGATGGGGAGCAGGGCGGGGCCGCCGAGAGTCAGAACGCATTCGACGGCGCTGCAGAGGACCTTCACTCGGCCGGACGGTAG
- a CDS encoding ParB N-terminal domain-containing protein → MPKPESFPMEKIFVPTKQKKTLRPETVAEIAESMLEIGQQEPISIRRDGDRLVLVEGLHRLEACKALGETTILGVLVPAEVAQYRPQLAERPEVEAERIKMARLKQLRLEKEAAEASTAGLKSAGATEVSRIRPAKGVRDNAKASAGRIAKSKPKTLSDWITQQKGSGGRY, encoded by the coding sequence ATGCCCAAACCGGAAAGCTTCCCGATGGAGAAGATCTTCGTTCCCACGAAGCAGAAGAAAACACTCAGGCCCGAGACCGTCGCGGAGATCGCGGAAAGCATGCTGGAGATCGGACAACAGGAGCCCATTTCCATCAGGCGCGACGGAGACCGCCTCGTCCTGGTCGAGGGACTGCATCGGCTCGAGGCCTGCAAGGCGCTCGGCGAGACGACCATTCTCGGCGTCCTGGTCCCGGCCGAGGTTGCTCAGTACAGGCCGCAGCTCGCCGAGCGACCCGAAGTCGAGGCCGAGCGCATCAAGATGGCGCGATTGAAACAGTTGCGCCTGGAGAAGGAAGCCGCAGAGGCATCGACTGCTGGCTTGAAGAGCGCTGGCGCAACGGAAGTGTCGCGCATCCGTCCGGCGAAAGGCGTCCGCGACAATGCGAAGGCATCAGCGGGCCGGATTGCGAAATCGAAGCCGAAAACATTGTCGGACTGGATCACGCAGCAGAAGGGCAGCGGCGGCCGTTATTGA
- a CDS encoding DUF2312 domain-containing protein: MSDITIPGGKIRSFVERIENLDSEMQELSEQKKEVFAEAKGEGFDVKILKEIIKLRKEDKNERDERESLLDLYMRAMETSSPEQAKAA; this comes from the coding sequence ATGTCCGACATCACCATTCCCGGCGGCAAGATCCGTTCCTTCGTCGAGCGGATCGAGAACCTCGACAGCGAAATGCAGGAGTTGAGCGAACAGAAGAAGGAAGTCTTCGCGGAAGCCAAGGGCGAGGGCTTCGACGTCAAGATCCTCAAGGAGATCATCAAGCTGCGCAAGGAAGACAAGAACGAGCGCGACGAGCGCGAAAGCCTGCTCGACCTCTACATGCGCGCGATGGAGACGTCCTCGCCGGAGCAGGCGAAGGCGGCGTGA
- a CDS encoding transglycosylase SLT domain-containing protein: MRKIVKRSPRMVRIAGGVAMLLAAVMLVNIVTQIIRKPTELFALVGHALDKEPEETWASYGPLFRKHSTAAITPELLAALAQVESSGNPVARTYWRWRWRLNPLAIYRPASSAVGLFQMTNPAFAEAARFCVRDNAVAATGCGFTGFYIRTIPSHAIELASVYLDRQVAMVLALAGDAKPGAQQKQDLAAFIHLCGARPATSYARRKFQMISGERCGDHLVAGYIARVNAMKRQFRRLAADESD, from the coding sequence ATGCGCAAGATCGTCAAGCGATCACCGCGGATGGTCCGGATCGCGGGCGGCGTCGCCATGCTGCTCGCGGCCGTCATGCTCGTGAACATCGTCACTCAGATCATCCGCAAGCCGACCGAGCTGTTCGCCCTCGTCGGCCACGCGCTCGACAAGGAGCCGGAAGAGACCTGGGCGAGTTACGGGCCGCTGTTCCGCAAACATTCGACCGCTGCGATCACGCCGGAATTGCTGGCCGCGCTGGCGCAGGTCGAGAGTTCGGGCAATCCGGTGGCGCGCACCTATTGGCGCTGGCGCTGGAGGCTCAATCCGCTCGCGATCTACCGCCCCGCCTCGAGCGCCGTCGGCCTCTTCCAGATGACCAATCCGGCCTTCGCCGAAGCCGCACGGTTCTGTGTCCGCGACAACGCCGTCGCGGCCACCGGATGCGGCTTCACGGGTTTCTACATTCGCACGATCCCGAGCCATGCCATCGAGCTGGCATCGGTGTATCTCGACCGGCAAGTGGCGATGGTTCTCGCCCTCGCCGGCGATGCCAAGCCAGGTGCGCAGCAGAAGCAGGACCTGGCCGCCTTCATCCATCTCTGCGGCGCCCGCCCCGCCACATCATATGCCCGCCGCAAGTTCCAGATGATATCAGGCGAGCGTTGCGGCGATCATCTGGTTGCCGGCTACATCGCGCGCGTCAACGCAATGAAGCGGCAGTTTCGACGGCTTGCTGCGGATGAGAGCGATTAG